In Micromonospora inyonensis, the genomic window GCAGGACGGTCGTGACCGGTCCGGCGGCGGGCAGCGCCAGCAGGTCCACCCGGCTCCCGGGGCCCACGACGGCGAGGGCGGCCGGCTCGGCCAGGCGGACCGGCACCCCGACCGTGCCGTCGGGCAGCGGGAGCGACCCACCGGTCCGGTCCCCGCGCCCTTCCCTGGCTGCCACCGCCGGCGGGCCGGACGGGTCGGTACCGGTCGGGGCCGGGGAGCCGGTCGGGGCGGCCGTGCCGGGGGGAGCCGCACCGGGGACCGGCGTGCATCCGGGCGGGGTGTAAAGGATCGTGACGGCCAGCCCGAGGAGCGCGGCGACGAGGCCCGCCCGCAGCAGCGTGCCCGGACCGGGCCGGGCCGGCCACCGGACCGGACGCAGTGACCGTTCGCCGACCGTACGGCCGAAGCGCATGCCCGCCTCCCTCACCCGTGGCGGCGATCCGCTGGCCCGCCCCGGTCGTCGCCGGATCGACGCGGGAACGCGCCGGGTCAGCAGGTTAGGCGGCGGGAGACGGCGACGCGGGCCGCCTGTGGACGACCCGCGTGCCTGTGGACGACGCCCGGCGGGGGAGTGGATCTGCTATGGCAGGGCCGGTGCCGGAGGCGGTCAGGAGGAGGAGCTGGCGGCGGGGGCCTTGGCCGTGGAGGAGCTGCCCGACGAGCTGCCGGAGCCGTTGCCGCTGGCGGGGGAGGACGACGAGGACGAGGAGGACGACGAGGACGACGAGGACGACGAGCCGGAGTCGCCGCTGGACGAGCCGTTCGACGACGACTCGGACTTGCCCGCCTTGCCGCCGGTCAGCGAGTCCGAACCCGAGGAACGCGAGTCGGTGCGGTAGAAGCCGGAGCCCTTGAAGACGATGCCGACCGAGTTGAACAGCTTGCGCAGCCGACCCGTACACGCCGGGCACTCGGTCAACGGCTCGTCAGAGAAGGACTGCACCGCCTCGAGCTGGTGGCCGCACGCGGTGCAGGCGTACTGGTACGTGGGCACGTTCTCCTCCGGATCTGGCACGGCCTGTTGGCACTCGACCTGTTCGAGTGCCAATGGTGCGTCATCCGACCCGGGTTCGTCCAGCCGGTGTGGTCAAGCCGTGGTCAACTCCCGTAGCCCGCCGGTCGGCGTGACCACCGCCCGGACCGGCCGGTCGTGCGGCTCGGCGGGCAGCCGGTCGATCAACTCGCCGTCGTGCAGCAGGGCGACCGTCCAGGCTCCGGCGGGCACCCGGGCCAGCGCCCGGTCGTACGACCCGCCGCCCCGACCGAGCCGGATCCCCCGCCGGTCCACCGCCAGCGCCGGCACCACCACCAGTTCCGCCCCGGCCACCGCCTGCCGCCCCAACCGGGGACCGGCCGGCTCCCGCATCCCCCGGCCCGCCGCGACCAGGGCGTCCGGACCGGCGTACCCGGCCCAGTCCAGGTCGAGATCCGCCCGGAGCACCGGCAGCAGCAGCTCCGCCCCTTCCGGGAGCGCCCCGCGCAGCACCTCCGGCAGGTCGGGCCCGCCCGGCTCGGAGCCCACCGGCACGTACCCGGTCATCCGGCGCGGACGCAGCCGGCGTACCAGATCGACCAGCGTGTCCCCGACGGCGGCGGCTGCGGCGGCCCGCTCGACGGCACCCAGGGCCCGGCGGCGCGCGAGCAGCTCCGCGCGGGTCCGGGGCTTCGTCCCGGAGGTCGCTTCCGCTTCATCAGAAAAATCCGTCACGCAACACTCCTGACGCAACGCTCGTTCCGCGGTGCCGCTGTGTCAGCATCGCAGCATCGGGCGTAGGACTTCCGGGGGGAAGAGTGACGCTACGCGGGCGGTTGACCGCAGCCTTCCTCACGGTGGTGCTCGGTCCGGTCCTGCTCGGGGCGTTCTTCGTCGGCACCACCCTGGCCACGGTGGACCAGCGGCGCTCCGCCGAACGGCTCGGGCTGGCCGTCGGGGCCGTCCGGACCTCCGTCGACGCTCTCTGCCAGCAACTGCGGGCCGCCGCCGACGCGGTGGCGCTGCGCGGCGCGGACCCGGTCGGCCGGGCGGGTGCCGCCACCCAGGTGGTCAGCCGGGGGCTGGCCGCCGCCGTCCTGGTCACCGACGTGACCGGGGAGACCGCCTACACCACGCCCGGCGCGCCGGACCGGCCCTGGCTGGACTGCGCCGGCCCTCGCCGGTTCGACGGCCCGATCCGGGCGCTCACCGCCGAGGTGGAGCTGCGCGACCGGGCCGGGGCCATGCTGGGCCGGGTCGCCGCCGCCCAGCTCGTCGACCCGGGCTTCGTCGCCCGGCTCGCCGCGGTCACCGGCGTCGAGATCACGCTCCTCACCGGCGACGCCGGCATCGCGCAGACCACCGAGGCGGCCGGGGTACGTGACGAGGTGCTGGCCGCCGCCGCCCCGGTCGGCGACGACCGGGTCACCGGCACCGGTGCCGGGCGGTACGTCCGTCGTGCGGGCCCGGTCCCCGGCCAGCCGCTGCCCCTGCTCCTCTCCGTCCCGAGCGACCAGTCACCGGGCCTGCACGCGGCCCTGGTCGCCGCGGCCCTGCTCGCCGGGCTGCTCGCCGTGCTCGCCGCGGGGCGGCTGGCCCGGGTGACCACCCGACCGTTGGCCGAGCTGGCGCACGCCGTCGACCGGGTCGCCCGGGGGGACCTGACCGCCCGGGTGCCGGTGCGCAGCCACGACGAGATCGGCCGGCTGGCCGGCACGTTCAACCGGATGACCCGGGAGACCCAGTCCTACGTGGCCGCCCTGACCAGCAGCCGGGACCAGATGCGCGGCCACCTCGCCGTGCTCGGCGACACCCTCGCCAGCACCCACGACCTGGACCGCATCCTCCGGGTCATCCTGCACAGCGCGATCGCGGCGACCGGCGCGCGGTCCGGCGCGGTGCTGCTGGTGGAGGAGGACGACATCCTCGTCGGACGGTGCCTGGCCGGGTCGGACGGCGACGACGAAGCCCCGGAGCCAGCCGCACTGCGGGTGCCGGTGGGCAGTGGCGTGGTGGGAGCGGTGGCGGCCACCGGCGAGCCCCGGCGCGGCCGGGTCGAACCGGGTGACGCGCCACCGGGCGAGCCGGGCCGGACGTACGTGGCGGTGCCCTTCGCCGCGCCCGGCGCGGCGGCCGACGTCCCCGGGCGGGCCGCTGTCACCGGGGAGGCCGCCCCGG contains:
- a CDS encoding diguanylate cyclase translates to MTLRGRLTAAFLTVVLGPVLLGAFFVGTTLATVDQRRSAERLGLAVGAVRTSVDALCQQLRAAADAVALRGADPVGRAGAATQVVSRGLAAAVLVTDVTGETAYTTPGAPDRPWLDCAGPRRFDGPIRALTAEVELRDRAGAMLGRVAAAQLVDPGFVARLAAVTGVEITLLTGDAGIAQTTEAAGVRDEVLAAAAPVGDDRVTGTGAGRYVRRAGPVPGQPLPLLLSVPSDQSPGLHAALVAAALLAGLLAVLAAGRLARVTTRPLAELAHAVDRVARGDLTARVPVRSHDEIGRLAGTFNRMTRETQSYVAALTSSRDQMRGHLAVLGDTLASTHDLDRILRVILHSAIAATGARSGAVLLVEEDDILVGRCLAGSDGDDEAPEPAALRVPVGSGVVGAVAATGEPRRGRVEPGDAPPGEPGRTYVAVPFAAPGAAADVPGRAAVTGEAAPGTLGVLVLYDRLGADGFDDDDLVTLRTFAGHAAVAVENVRVHEEAQRLSLTDPLTGLWNYRYLRESIRREVERASRFGRMLSVLALDLDLFKKVNDTYGHAVGDAVLVEFARRVRGEIREVDLAFRQGGEEFVLLLPETDARGAAIVAERLGAAVRDSPIVTESRSGGPGSGPVRIPVTVSVGIAVYPDHASTAQQVLDAADAALYAAKAAGRDTYRVAPVPVRPTAEEITVRAGAAPPEDGMPRAGAGGGTRHVADGGASSGPHPPRQSRGR
- a CDS encoding 5-formyltetrahydrofolate cyclo-ligase, giving the protein MTDFSDEAEATSGTKPRTRAELLARRRALGAVERAAAAAAVGDTLVDLVRRLRPRRMTGYVPVGSEPGGPDLPEVLRGALPEGAELLLPVLRADLDLDWAGYAGPDALVAAGRGMREPAGPRLGRQAVAGAELVVVPALAVDRRGIRLGRGGGSYDRALARVPAGAWTVALLHDGELIDRLPAEPHDRPVRAVVTPTGGLRELTTA
- a CDS encoding FmdB family zinc ribbon protein — encoded protein: MALEQVECQQAVPDPEENVPTYQYACTACGHQLEAVQSFSDEPLTECPACTGRLRKLFNSVGIVFKGSGFYRTDSRSSGSDSLTGGKAGKSESSSNGSSSGDSGSSSSSSSSSSSSSSSSPASGNGSGSSSGSSSTAKAPAASSSS
- a CDS encoding flagellar biosynthesis protein FlgA — encoded protein: MRFGRTVGERSLRPVRWPARPGPGTLLRAGLVAALLGLAVTILYTPPGCTPVPGAAPPGTAAPTGSPAPTGTDPSGPPAVAAREGRGDRTGGSLPLPDGTVGVPVRLAEPAALAVVGPGSRVDLLALPAAGPVTTVLLASGALVLDVVGAGELDGSSALYLALAPPQAQRVVGQPEGSRFAVVVRG